Proteins encoded by one window of Nitrincola iocasae:
- the glcE gene encoding glycolate oxidase subunit GlcE, protein MSAANPQTDQQTHHRPGERPVSQTEAALLEQVCEALHEATPLQIQGGNSKHFLGRKTQGEVLDITAHQGVVSYDPTELVITVRAGTSMQQLETLLAEQGQILGCEPPHLGDNATVGGMVATGLSGPRRPWSGSVRDFVLGTKVITGHGKLLRFGGEVMKNVAGYDLSRLMAGSFGCLGILTEVSMKVLPKPRNEYHLSIPCNQAEALQKLSLWGQQPLPITAACHYQEQLYLRLEGGEASVKNFADSLQGQEIDPEFWTQLREQQLAFFQDSRPLWRLSLPANAPQLNLEGDSLIDWGGAQRWLKTDQPEAALREAAENAGGHATCYTPDITDQPLHPLQPLLIRYHQQLKAQLDPKGIFNPGRMYSDY, encoded by the coding sequence ATGTCTGCTGCCAACCCTCAAACCGATCAACAGACTCACCACCGCCCGGGAGAACGGCCTGTCAGCCAGACCGAAGCGGCACTGCTGGAGCAGGTCTGTGAGGCGCTACATGAAGCCACACCACTGCAAATTCAGGGTGGCAACTCTAAACATTTTCTCGGTCGGAAAACCCAGGGAGAGGTGCTGGATATTACCGCGCATCAGGGTGTTGTCAGCTATGACCCGACTGAACTGGTCATTACGGTTCGTGCGGGTACATCCATGCAGCAGTTGGAAACCCTGCTAGCTGAGCAAGGGCAAATTCTGGGATGTGAGCCCCCTCACCTGGGTGATAATGCTACAGTCGGTGGCATGGTCGCTACAGGCCTGTCGGGCCCGCGCCGCCCCTGGTCAGGCTCGGTACGTGATTTTGTGCTGGGCACCAAAGTGATCACCGGGCATGGCAAACTGCTGCGCTTTGGCGGTGAAGTAATGAAGAACGTCGCCGGTTATGACTTGTCCCGCCTTATGGCTGGCAGCTTCGGTTGCCTGGGCATACTGACCGAAGTTTCCATGAAAGTCCTGCCAAAGCCACGCAATGAATACCACCTGAGCATCCCTTGTAATCAGGCAGAAGCTTTGCAAAAACTGAGCCTTTGGGGACAGCAACCCCTGCCAATTACGGCCGCCTGTCACTATCAGGAGCAACTCTATCTGCGCCTGGAAGGCGGTGAAGCCTCAGTGAAAAACTTTGCTGACAGTCTACAGGGCCAGGAAATCGATCCTGAATTCTGGACGCAGCTCAGAGAACAGCAACTGGCGTTTTTTCAGGACTCTCGTCCACTTTGGCGACTATCCCTGCCCGCGAATGCCCCGCAACTGAACCTTGAAGGTGATAGCCTGATCGATTGGGGCGGTGCTCAACGCTGGCTTAAAACCGACCAGCCGGAAGCGGCATTGCGTGAAGCGGCGGAAAACGCCGGGGGCCATGCTACTTGCTACACCCCGGACATCACTGACCAGCCATTGCATCCGCTACAACCTTTACTGATTCGCTATCATCAGCAACTCAAGGCGCAATTGGATCCGAAAGGCATCTTTAACCCCGGACGCATGTACAGCGACTATTAA
- a CDS encoding OmpA family protein has translation MDFNLKKAITIGCTCFFLAGCAANQSQVESGHRSSQVIESINQVSQTLVTSPHLQMLQQSDSSLRIEFPDIQAFSFDGASLSQELQLALTDIADALIAQPILNAEVVGHTDNIGNADYNQILSENRAHQVADYLVQQGVQTTRIKVTGMGPSAPIADNNTAEGRAANRRVELIISE, from the coding sequence ATGGATTTTAATCTAAAAAAAGCAATCACTATTGGCTGTACTTGTTTTTTCTTGGCAGGCTGTGCCGCAAACCAATCTCAGGTAGAGTCAGGTCACCGCTCTTCGCAAGTAATAGAATCCATTAACCAGGTTTCACAGACCCTGGTAACCTCACCTCACCTGCAAATGCTACAACAAAGTGACTCCAGCTTGCGGATTGAATTTCCCGATATTCAAGCTTTCAGCTTTGATGGAGCAAGCTTAAGCCAGGAACTGCAACTGGCGCTCACAGATATTGCCGACGCGTTAATTGCCCAACCGATTTTGAATGCTGAAGTTGTTGGCCATACCGACAATATCGGTAATGCAGACTACAATCAGATACTCTCAGAAAATCGTGCTCACCAGGTTGCTGACTATTTAGTACAACAAGGTGTGCAGACGACACGGATTAAAGTCACAGGAATGGGGCCCTCTGCTCCAATAGCTGACAATAATACAGCCGAAGGTCGGGCAGCTAATCGCAGAGTCGAACTCATTATCTCTGAATAA
- a CDS encoding M14 family zinc carboxypeptidase yields MFSLILLPVVLSGCSLITSKPICPENTKSIEQGIAGYSTNGQPIHYTRIGCGPQTTLVYGAIHGNEPASATLTELLIEKLEQLPDNWFYHHRVIAIPIVNPDGLHANTRANARGVDPNRNFPTQNRINNHQFGMRALSEPESQTLVNITKSFPPDRILSIHQPLACIDHDGPAIQVSRAIARHTDLPICNLGARPGSHGSYAGVERHIPIVTFEMRSQDHLLKPGQIWQLYGKAILAGITYPQAPPDL; encoded by the coding sequence ATGTTCAGCCTGATACTGCTTCCTGTTGTTCTGTCAGGATGTAGCCTGATCACGTCTAAACCTATCTGCCCTGAAAACACGAAAAGCATCGAGCAGGGAATTGCTGGCTACTCAACTAACGGCCAGCCTATACACTATACCCGCATCGGTTGCGGCCCTCAGACCACCCTGGTTTATGGTGCAATTCACGGCAATGAACCCGCCAGTGCCACGTTGACGGAGCTGTTAATCGAAAAGCTCGAACAACTGCCAGATAACTGGTTCTACCACCACCGGGTTATTGCGATTCCAATTGTCAATCCGGATGGCCTGCACGCCAATACACGCGCAAATGCCAGAGGCGTGGATCCGAACCGAAACTTTCCAACCCAAAACCGGATTAATAATCATCAGTTCGGCATGCGCGCCTTATCAGAGCCTGAATCCCAGACGCTGGTAAATATCACGAAGAGCTTCCCTCCCGACAGAATACTATCCATCCACCAACCACTGGCCTGTATTGATCATGATGGTCCCGCCATTCAAGTCAGTCGAGCCATTGCTCGCCATACCGACCTACCCATCTGTAACCTGGGTGCCCGCCCAGGCTCTCACGGCAGCTATGCAGGTGTAGAGCGGCACATCCCCATCGTCACATTTGAAATGCGTTCTCAGGATCACCTCTTGAAACCCGGCCAGATCTGGCAACTGTATGGCAAAGCCATTTTGGCAGGGATTACCTATCCGCAAGCCCCGCCTGATCTTTGA
- the glcF gene encoding glycolate oxidase subunit GlcF, with translation MQTNLSEDAKKLPRAQEAEDILRSCVHCGFCTATCPTYQLLGDELDGPRGRIYLMKSFFEGGEVTRETQAHLDRCLTCRNCETTCPSGVNYHALLDIGRAAIEDKVGRPFSEKLVRSALRKVIPNPQIFDPLMKTGQLFRPILPAALKQKIPARSIKAKPRPDNQQVRKMLILEGCVQPSLSPNTNAATARVLDKLGIQVITAKEAGCCGAVDYHLNAHEAGLVRARQNIDAWWPMIEAGAEAIIQTASGCGAFVKDYGHLLKDDPAYADKAEKISALNKDLVEILANEDLGTLRLNSDQKLAFHCPCTLQHALKLNGAVEGVLRQLGFTLTAVPDAHLCCGSAGTYSVTQPELSIQLRDNKLNALESGKPDMIVTANIGCQTHLNGAGRTEVRHWIEIVEEALN, from the coding sequence ATGCAAACCAACCTGTCTGAAGACGCTAAGAAACTGCCCCGCGCCCAAGAGGCTGAAGATATCCTGCGCAGTTGTGTGCACTGTGGTTTCTGTACCGCCACCTGCCCCACTTACCAACTGCTTGGCGATGAACTGGATGGTCCGCGTGGGCGCATCTATCTGATGAAGAGCTTCTTTGAAGGCGGCGAAGTCACCCGTGAAACCCAGGCTCATCTGGACCGCTGCCTGACCTGTCGCAACTGTGAAACCACCTGCCCATCAGGGGTTAATTACCATGCTCTGCTGGACATAGGTCGTGCGGCTATCGAAGACAAGGTAGGACGCCCTTTCAGTGAGAAACTGGTACGCAGCGCTTTGCGCAAGGTTATCCCTAATCCACAGATATTTGACCCATTGATGAAAACCGGCCAGTTGTTCAGGCCAATATTACCAGCGGCTCTGAAGCAAAAAATCCCGGCACGCAGCATCAAGGCAAAACCACGCCCTGATAATCAACAGGTCCGAAAAATGCTGATTCTGGAGGGCTGCGTTCAACCTTCACTGTCACCCAACACCAATGCAGCGACCGCTCGTGTTTTAGATAAACTGGGCATTCAGGTCATAACGGCCAAAGAGGCGGGTTGCTGTGGCGCCGTGGACTACCATCTGAATGCACATGAAGCCGGACTGGTGCGGGCACGACAGAATATTGATGCCTGGTGGCCGATGATCGAAGCCGGTGCTGAAGCCATCATTCAGACAGCCAGCGGTTGTGGCGCATTTGTAAAAGATTATGGCCATCTGCTCAAAGATGACCCTGCCTACGCTGATAAAGCCGAAAAAATCAGCGCGCTGAACAAGGACCTGGTGGAAATACTGGCCAATGAAGATCTTGGCACGCTTCGCCTGAATAGTGATCAAAAACTGGCGTTTCATTGTCCCTGTACCCTGCAGCACGCACTCAAACTCAACGGCGCGGTTGAAGGCGTATTACGCCAACTCGGATTTACATTGACCGCTGTACCCGATGCCCATTTGTGCTGTGGTTCAGCTGGCACCTATTCGGTCACCCAACCCGAGCTTTCCATTCAACTCAGAGATAACAAACTAAACGCATTGGAAAGCGGCAAGCCTGATATGATCGTCACCGCCAATATCGGCTGCCAGACCCATCTCAATGGCGCTGGACGCACGGAAGTCCGTCACTGGATTGAAATTGTTGAAGAAGCACTCAACTAA
- a CDS encoding GlcG/HbpS family heme-binding protein, with product MYTKQALTLSEANQLIDAALIEAKQNGWAVAVAVVDDGGHLLSMQRMEDCAPVGAYIAVEKARTAALGRRETKIYEDMINGGRNAFLSAPVISATLEGGVPVIQEGQVIAAVGVSGVKPDQDAQVAKAGVAGLQG from the coding sequence ATGTACACAAAACAGGCACTTACACTGTCAGAAGCCAACCAATTGATCGACGCTGCCCTCATCGAAGCCAAACAAAATGGCTGGGCTGTGGCTGTCGCCGTTGTTGATGACGGGGGTCACCTGCTGTCTATGCAGCGTATGGAAGACTGCGCACCAGTCGGTGCCTATATCGCCGTCGAAAAAGCACGTACCGCTGCATTGGGTCGGCGTGAAACCAAAATTTATGAAGATATGATTAATGGCGGTCGCAATGCCTTTCTGTCAGCACCCGTCATCAGCGCCACCTTAGAAGGTGGTGTGCCGGTGATTCAAGAAGGACAGGTCATAGCAGCCGTGGGGGTTTCCGGGGTAAAACCCGATCAGGATGCCCAGGTTGCCAAAGCCGGTGTAGCTGGACTGCAGGGCTAA
- a CDS encoding L,D-transpeptidase family protein, producing the protein MPLNGVVIRALWLSLCVMLVGVPTAIADKPEDVYVREFLRLTPSSVWNDAHFMRQLDDQYQQLLYDGLNPDSYRVALLASLETGVNAGWELTEEQRYEIAVSYLLALTDLHYGLTRQADIESYLTYPEGKESVIVDQNRILNMALSGVDDPAEAFELARPQYLPYQQIRAAYQFSLKPPLLMIALDKISAENTFLETDQLLMSCPVSPVKSVSPETLSGDQQLKIQINLERFRRMSHRVTDQLLLVDIAGAELALYDGGSQPVVQQSSQIGRTDRQTPLMWSEITHITVNPSWTVPPTVYREDMLPQIRQSLSFLEDNQIQVLDFDGRPLNPASINWRNPGSILLRQAPGTQNELGRIVVRFPNNEAIFLHDTPSQGYFSQNMRALSSGCIRLQEAPALAHQLLTVSRTDAADILEALLNSGTTQELFLDQPVPVLLAYWTVEADAEMGLHFRPDIYGLDAPMQNFFKDQAGLADR; encoded by the coding sequence ATGCCGTTGAATGGAGTCGTGATTCGAGCTTTGTGGTTATCCCTGTGTGTAATGCTTGTAGGCGTGCCTACAGCCATAGCTGACAAACCAGAAGATGTGTATGTACGTGAGTTTTTACGATTGACGCCATCAAGTGTCTGGAATGATGCGCATTTTATGCGGCAACTGGACGATCAGTATCAGCAATTACTCTATGACGGCTTGAATCCCGATAGCTATCGGGTAGCACTGCTGGCATCACTTGAAACAGGTGTGAATGCTGGATGGGAACTCACTGAAGAGCAACGCTATGAAATCGCTGTTAGCTACCTGTTGGCGTTAACCGATTTGCATTATGGCCTGACACGACAAGCTGACATTGAATCTTATCTTACCTATCCAGAAGGTAAGGAATCAGTGATTGTCGATCAGAACCGAATACTGAATATGGCACTGTCAGGTGTTGATGATCCAGCGGAGGCTTTCGAGTTGGCTCGGCCTCAGTATCTTCCTTATCAACAGATTAGGGCGGCTTATCAGTTTTCGCTGAAACCGCCATTGTTAATGATCGCACTGGATAAAATATCGGCTGAAAACACTTTTTTAGAAACCGATCAGTTATTGATGAGCTGTCCGGTAAGCCCGGTAAAGTCCGTTTCACCTGAAACACTGTCTGGCGATCAACAGCTGAAAATACAGATAAACCTGGAGCGATTCCGGCGCATGAGCCATAGGGTCACCGATCAGCTATTACTGGTGGATATCGCTGGAGCCGAATTGGCGTTATATGATGGAGGTTCCCAGCCTGTTGTGCAGCAGTCTTCTCAAATAGGGCGGACGGACCGTCAGACACCGCTGATGTGGAGCGAGATTACGCATATCACGGTTAATCCATCCTGGACGGTGCCACCCACCGTTTACCGTGAGGATATGTTACCGCAGATACGTCAAAGCCTGAGTTTTCTGGAAGATAATCAGATACAAGTGTTAGATTTCGATGGGCGCCCACTGAATCCCGCTTCAATTAACTGGCGCAACCCCGGGAGTATCCTGTTGCGTCAGGCGCCAGGCACACAAAATGAGCTGGGGCGCATTGTGGTGCGTTTTCCGAATAATGAGGCTATTTTTCTGCATGATACCCCCAGCCAAGGTTATTTCAGTCAGAATATGCGCGCATTGAGTTCAGGCTGTATCAGGCTGCAGGAGGCTCCAGCCTTGGCGCATCAGTTGCTGACTGTAAGCCGTACGGATGCTGCAGACATATTGGAAGCGTTATTGAATAGCGGTACCACGCAGGAGTTGTTTTTAGACCAGCCCGTCCCAGTGTTGTTAGCTTACTGGACTGTTGAGGCCGATGCGGAAATGGGGTTGCATTTTCGGCCTGATATTTATGGGCTGGATGCTCCGATGCAGAATTTTTTCAAAGATCAGGCGGGGCTTGCGGATAGGTAA
- a CDS encoding alanine/glycine:cation symporter family protein has protein sequence METLVNTLNGFIWSDALIFLCLGAGLFYSILTRFAQVRHFKEMWRLLFNSNESDKGISSFQALAVSLSGRVGVGNIAGVAAAIGFGGPGAIFWMWVVAFLGASTAYAESTLGQIYKVNDNGQYRGGPAYYFERCLGWKWLGILFAISSIIACGVFLPGIQANAVGNAVTQVFGEGQIVSSSFGEVGSTKLIALAIILIVLAFIIFGGIKRIAHFTQFVVPFMALGYIIMAMIIIFLNLDKVPGVFGLILSDAFTAQAGFGAAIGWGVKRGIYSNEAGQGTGPHAAAAAEVEHPAQQGLVQAFSVYVDTLFICTATALMILITQQYNVQGSLEAGQFIVQNVAAGTEIGSPAFTQLALQSVFGGVGPVFVGLALFFFAFTTILAYYYIAETNVAYLRRALKLDIPLTIVKLVIMFMVAYGTVNTAGYIWGLGDVGVGLMAWINILGILTIFFVSKPTMRALRDYEEQQKTGGPITFDPVKLGIKNATFWEERLKKQQSE, from the coding sequence ATGGAAACACTGGTTAATACGCTTAACGGTTTTATCTGGAGCGATGCTCTGATCTTTCTGTGCCTTGGTGCAGGCCTTTTTTATTCCATTCTGACGCGATTTGCGCAGGTACGCCATTTCAAAGAGATGTGGCGGCTACTGTTTAACTCCAATGAGTCTGACAAAGGTATCTCTTCATTTCAGGCACTGGCCGTGTCACTATCCGGCCGCGTAGGGGTCGGTAACATTGCCGGTGTTGCTGCTGCTATAGGCTTTGGTGGTCCTGGTGCTATTTTCTGGATGTGGGTCGTTGCCTTTCTGGGCGCAAGTACCGCCTATGCCGAATCAACACTGGGCCAGATCTATAAAGTTAATGATAATGGCCAGTACCGCGGTGGTCCGGCTTACTACTTTGAACGCTGCCTGGGCTGGAAATGGCTAGGTATACTCTTTGCCATTTCATCCATTATTGCCTGCGGTGTCTTCCTGCCGGGTATCCAGGCGAATGCGGTCGGTAACGCCGTTACACAAGTCTTTGGTGAAGGGCAGATAGTGTCCAGCAGCTTTGGCGAAGTCGGCAGCACCAAACTGATTGCACTGGCAATTATTCTCATCGTGCTGGCCTTCATTATCTTTGGTGGCATCAAGCGCATCGCACACTTTACTCAGTTTGTCGTACCTTTTATGGCACTGGGCTACATCATCATGGCGATGATCATTATCTTCCTCAACCTGGATAAAGTACCTGGAGTATTTGGACTGATACTCTCTGACGCCTTTACCGCCCAAGCAGGTTTTGGTGCAGCTATAGGTTGGGGTGTAAAACGCGGCATCTACTCCAACGAAGCAGGTCAGGGTACAGGCCCTCATGCAGCTGCAGCAGCGGAAGTGGAGCACCCAGCTCAGCAGGGTCTGGTACAAGCCTTCTCGGTATATGTCGATACGCTGTTTATCTGCACAGCCACTGCGCTAATGATCCTGATCACCCAACAGTACAATGTGCAGGGCTCTCTGGAAGCGGGTCAGTTCATCGTTCAGAACGTTGCAGCCGGTACTGAAATTGGCTCACCTGCCTTTACACAACTGGCACTGCAGAGTGTATTCGGTGGCGTAGGCCCTGTCTTTGTTGGTTTGGCACTGTTTTTCTTTGCCTTCACCACCATTCTGGCTTACTACTACATTGCCGAAACCAATGTGGCTTACTTGCGTCGTGCGCTGAAATTAGACATCCCACTGACTATCGTCAAGCTGGTGATCATGTTTATGGTGGCCTATGGCACCGTCAACACTGCCGGATACATCTGGGGTCTAGGTGATGTCGGCGTCGGCCTGATGGCTTGGATTAACATTCTCGGTATTTTGACGATCTTCTTCGTCTCCAAACCCACCATGCGGGCACTGCGTGACTATGAAGAGCAACAAAAAACCGGTGGTCCTATCACCTTTGATCCAGTAAAACTGGGCATCAAAAACGCCACTTTCTGGGAAGAACGTCTAAAAAAGCAGCAATCTGAATAA
- a CDS encoding BspA family leucine-rich repeat surface protein — translation MQKLKRTLIILLASLLTPVLHAASHSDFEQNFIHFLGRQGCVVDSSTQEKAIAAGFSVDETEQFIQAVLNDDRAFSWENWVLLPADICQIQPPNIINHIDQAGPVIEQYFAEFDESFFLEYPELRQTWEKTGCLIRSDLIDVLQKKHGMDSKTAITEFYSFVASGIIDGWLSFYADDLLITPAGYNIVSSQCTTDEEFDQLANNHQVLLESFDSLVRTYGERTQCDRNNLHLPGDYKDLIKDITKGKISNEWLSIEVLSVMKGAGWIEYNQDETLRYHPPACNLNYEYEQLLTETESGLADEENSPKYLTVTEEQLREAAKNSSFSIEENGILYTFGDSLYNIDTSQVTDMSFLFSELTGFNEDIGYWDVSNVTTMEGMFEGAESFNQDIAQWDVSNVTNMEGLFWYASEFNQDVSGWDVSNVTDIVGLFGGTLHFNHDIGDWNVSNVTDMGAMFDSAEAFNQDISGWNVSNVTNMNSMFSSASSFNQDIGNWDVSNVTSMTSMFANARSFNQDIGNWDVSNVTNMQGMFFWATEFDQDIGAWNVSNVTDMGSLFWRALSFNQDVGGWDVSNVTNMASMFNNAISFNQDIGSWDVSSVNVMAFMFSDARSFNQDLDAWNVSNVTDVRRMFSGAASFNGAIGSWDVSNVTDMNWMFFGATSFNKDIGAWDVSKVTSMWGMFAEARSFNQDIGRWDVSNVEDMDGMFAFAASFNQDIGRWDVSNVEIMRGMFAGAESFNQDVGAWNISKLFNIYGMFFRAESFNQYIGDWDVSNLTNLSALFAQASSFNQDISNWDVSEVKEMKEMFYKASSFNQNISHWSVSKVTNMDRMFYEAVSLDQDLSNWVLPNISVMPRNFIREDYTDEWLPSWNIFEERYVINDDGTVMDRVTELIWQRCSIGQVWTGDTCEGSAIGFTLTEARELNEQGWRLPNVSELRTLVYCSNTDQYGMSENFTSCSSSIFDYTSPAINTDVFPNIPTSSEYWTSSPDSYGYGGAWYVSFIGGMVWQEGPSTQRKFVRLVSMAEE, via the coding sequence ATGCAAAAACTGAAACGCACCTTGATTATCCTGCTGGCATCACTACTGACACCTGTACTGCACGCTGCCTCTCACTCAGACTTTGAACAAAATTTCATTCACTTTTTGGGGAGGCAGGGCTGTGTTGTAGACTCATCTACGCAAGAAAAAGCAATTGCAGCTGGATTTTCGGTTGACGAAACTGAGCAATTTATTCAAGCAGTGCTCAATGATGACCGTGCTTTCAGTTGGGAAAACTGGGTGTTACTGCCTGCTGATATCTGTCAAATTCAACCACCAAACATCATCAACCACATCGATCAAGCTGGGCCAGTTATTGAACAATATTTTGCAGAATTTGATGAGAGTTTTTTTCTTGAATATCCAGAACTGCGCCAAACCTGGGAAAAAACAGGTTGTTTGATACGTTCGGATCTGATTGACGTGCTGCAAAAAAAACATGGTATGGATAGCAAAACAGCAATAACTGAATTTTATAGCTTTGTGGCTTCCGGGATTATTGATGGGTGGTTAAGTTTTTACGCAGATGATCTACTGATAACGCCAGCGGGATATAACATTGTTTCCTCTCAATGTACAACAGATGAAGAGTTTGATCAGTTAGCTAACAATCATCAGGTATTATTAGAGAGTTTCGATTCCTTAGTGCGCACCTATGGTGAGAGAACGCAGTGCGACCGAAATAATCTTCACTTGCCTGGTGATTATAAAGACTTGATAAAAGACATCACTAAAGGAAAAATCTCAAATGAGTGGCTATCTATTGAGGTTTTATCAGTGATGAAGGGGGCCGGATGGATTGAATATAACCAAGATGAAACCCTGAGGTATCATCCACCTGCTTGTAATTTAAATTATGAATATGAACAGCTATTGACTGAGACTGAATCTGGCTTGGCTGATGAAGAAAATTCACCAAAATACCTGACAGTTACTGAAGAGCAGCTCAGAGAAGCCGCTAAAAATAGTAGCTTTTCAATTGAAGAAAATGGAATTTTATATACCTTCGGCGACTCTTTATACAATATAGACACCTCTCAAGTAACTGATATGTCATTTTTATTCAGTGAGTTGACTGGATTTAACGAAGATATTGGCTATTGGGATGTTTCCAATGTCACCACTATGGAAGGTATGTTTGAGGGCGCTGAAAGCTTTAACCAGGATATCGCTCAGTGGGACGTTTCCAATGTGACTAACATGGAAGGATTATTCTGGTATGCCTCGGAGTTTAATCAAGATGTTAGTGGTTGGGATGTGTCCAATGTTACTGATATAGTTGGTTTATTTGGGGGAACTTTGCATTTCAATCATGACATAGGTGATTGGAATGTATCTAATGTGACAGACATGGGCGCCATGTTTGATAGTGCAGAAGCTTTCAACCAGGATATCAGTGGTTGGAATGTATCAAATGTTACCAATATGAACTCTATGTTTAGTTCTGCTTCATCTTTTAATCAGGATATTGGCAACTGGGATGTATCAAACGTTACCAGTATGACCTCGATGTTTGCTAATGCCAGGTCTTTTAATCAAGATATCGGTAATTGGGACGTTTCAAATGTAACTAATATGCAGGGTATGTTTTTTTGGGCAACAGAGTTTGATCAGGATATAGGTGCTTGGAATGTATCCAATGTCACTGACATGGGTAGTTTATTCTGGAGAGCATTGTCATTCAATCAAGATGTTGGTGGATGGGATGTATCCAACGTAACTAATATGGCTAGTATGTTTAATAATGCGATATCATTCAATCAAGATATTGGATCGTGGGATGTGTCAAGTGTGAATGTTATGGCATTTATGTTCTCAGATGCACGTTCCTTTAATCAGGATTTAGACGCTTGGAATGTATCTAATGTAACCGATGTAAGAAGGATGTTTTCGGGTGCTGCATCTTTTAATGGTGCTATTGGCAGTTGGGATGTATCCAATGTTACTGATATGAATTGGATGTTCTTTGGGGCAACGTCCTTTAATAAAGATATCGGTGCTTGGGATGTATCTAAGGTCACAAGCATGTGGGGCATGTTTGCAGAAGCAAGATCGTTTAACCAGGATATAGGCCGCTGGGATGTATCCAATGTGGAAGACATGGATGGTATGTTTGCTTTTGCCGCTTCCTTCAATCAGGACATTGGCCGCTGGGATGTATCTAATGTTGAGATCATGCGAGGTATGTTTGCTGGAGCAGAGTCTTTCAATCAAGATGTTGGAGCCTGGAATATATCAAAGCTTTTTAATATTTATGGTATGTTTTTTAGAGCTGAGTCATTTAATCAGTATATTGGTGACTGGGATGTTTCAAATTTAACAAACCTGTCAGCCCTGTTTGCACAAGCGAGTTCCTTTAATCAGGATATTAGTAACTGGGATGTTTCTGAAGTTAAAGAGATGAAGGAAATGTTTTATAAAGCCTCGTCATTTAATCAGAATATCAGTCACTGGAGTGTCTCTAAGGTTACTAATATGGATCGCATGTTTTATGAGGCCGTATCGCTTGATCAAGATTTGAGTAACTGGGTACTTCCGAATATTTCTGTAATGCCTAGAAACTTTATTCGCGAAGACTATACAGATGAATGGCTGCCAAGCTGGAATATATTTGAAGAGCGCTATGTGATTAATGACGATGGCACAGTAATGGATAGAGTCACTGAGCTGATCTGGCAGCGTTGTTCGATTGGTCAGGTATGGACCGGTGATACCTGTGAAGGATCGGCGATTGGCTTTACCTTAACAGAGGCGCGAGAATTAAATGAGCAAGGTTGGCGTTTGCCAAATGTTTCAGAGTTGCGGACGTTGGTTTATTGTTCAAATACAGATCAATATGGAATGAGCGAAAATTTTACCTCTTGTAGCTCGTCGATTTTTGATTATACAAGCCCGGCAATCAATACAGATGTATTCCCTAACATACCTACCTCATCTGAATATTGGACGTCTTCACCAGATTCCTATGGATACGGAGGGGCATGGTATGTCTCATTTATTGGTGGAATGGTGTGGCAGGAAGGCCCGAGTACACAGCGTAAATTTGTACGGCTGGTATCAATGGCTGAAGAGTAA